The window GTACAATTATGCATTTCCAGATTCATGTTTTCACACAACTTCCTTGCATACAAAAGGacccaaataaaaacaaacaaaaaaaacccaacaaaaccaacaagaaaaCTTACATCATTTATGTTCGttttaaagacagaacaaaGCTCACAGACTATCCAGCTCCCACAGGGGGCTTTTTTAATGCAATCTTAATGATAATTAACTGACAGTGATTGATGGCCAGTACTTAGGTAATAGGAGATACAACAGCACCATTCTGAACAATtcacttttctttatttctttgagTCCTTGTTTATTTAATGTCAAATGAATTATTTCTCCAGTTTGAATTCTGCATTTAAAGTTCTTCAAGAACGCATTTTCCCAATTGTTACCTTGCTGACTGGGATTTCATACCCTCAAATTTTATTCTGTGTTGAGTTTAAGGAAGACAACTactttttcattagaaatacaagaaaacGTTCACATACGTTTCCATATGTTTTGCAGGTAAAAAAGGTATTTCTACTAGAAAATGGCCCTAGCAGACTGAGACCATACAGAATTTTTGAATATGTCCAGGTGGAATTTTTCTGAAGGGAACACGAGTCTTTAgcttaatttcaaaatattgttGTTAGCATTGTATACATCTCTAGGGGCATTTTTGTGTATGCACTAAACTGTTTTACCACAAAAACACCTTCCCTGAAAAACTGCCAGGGTCTCACAACCAGCTCTGGTCTTGCTGATTCTCACAGCTTCTCATATGTTGCCTAGAACAACTATATGAAATGACTacattttatgctttatttttcaaatctaCAAATAACTGTTGCCATTACGCTGGTTGTGTCAGCCTTAACATTTTGTGTATATATCAactgttttaaaaactttttgaAGAGGTCATCTATTGCTTTACCAGGAAAACAGTCCAATTTGAAATACACGTGCTACACAGATCTTATGTTTTAAATTTCTTAATCTGACAGATGAATTCTGGCTACTATTTTATCACTTGTTACTCTTTAATGATattattttaactgcttttctgaaagattctttatttcttttatttgttgaaaaaaaaataactttttttttagatatatAGCGTTCCCTTAATAGCTTCACTGCCCTTTCGGTGTGTCATAACGTATAACAAAATGTACACACAATGCATCCCCTGAAAGCTGAAGCTTAACATGGTGTGGTACTTTCAAAGCAAGTGCTTTATACCATTTGGCACTCTGAGGACACTTGAGGTGACATCACTGATCTCTCAGGAGAGACAGCTCTGATTTCTTACAGGTCTCACTGATGAAGAAATTagtcaataataataatattttgtaAGTTTTagtagccttttctttctcactcaTGCCCCTTTATCCACACCATAAGACAGAGCTTATGGTAAAACTGCATCTGCCTGGGCCTCAAGGCATGTTCAGGTTTTGCCTACCTTTATGCCCTCCTTGATGAGAGTAACAAATCAAGTTCAAGCATCCTGTACTGATGAATCCTTCACTGAGTCAGATGCTGCTAAACTCTGACTACTTGTTATGACTTCTATGGAGGTCTATCAACAAGTCTCAATCATCTGTACAGGTTATTGCTCAGGGACAAGGGACACCTCTTTCCACCCAGGGGCTGCCTGCTGTCACTGAGGCATCCTTTTCCAATACAATCAGTGGTCATTTGATACACAGGGGACTTCCCGGATTATGGCAAATAAACCTCTTCCACTAGGAGCACAACAACTAGTGGCCATGAATTATGCATTTTCAAGCACTAGAGAAGATGGGCAATACATGAATACAATCCTACTTAAACAATTTTTTGAGGAATGCTCTCTTAAGCTTTAATCCTTGGTCTGTGCACAAGTGAGCAAACCCCTGCTTTGCGCAGAAATTACACAGTCCCAGTACTTCACAGACAattacaaatggaaaaaacaatTGCAAGAACACggaagattattttttgttgttgttgttttttgggtttttttccttgagctGAAGGAacaaagcagcaacaacaaatgATTTTGTGCCAAAAGAAGCCAAGTGACCTGAAATTAAACACTTCCTTCTCATGtactgcaagcaaagcaaaggacaTGCTGAACTGAAGTTGCAACACAGGAACTAGGAGAGGCGTTTTTACCTCTCACCCTACTGACTGACACCTTGATGCAAACCCATCTCCTTCCTGCTGAATGAAGTTGAACTAAATGCCACCTGCCCTGTTCAGGAATGGATGCTGATGCCAGGCAATTGTGTATTTTTGTCTCAGTGTATGAGATCAGGGGAAGGgagtatttttcttaatttctcctATGGAAGCGCTGTCATGTATTGCCACAAAGAGCACAGCAGCCACCCAGCTGTAGTCCTGCCTTGCCACTGAGCCAAATTCAACTTTTTCACAGAATGAGGAACAGCACTAataggagaggctgagggactCTGCACCACTTCCCccagtttaaattattttagttatGATAGCAATTATGATGTTCTCTGGGCAAATAGGTGACTTAAGATCAAATCCCATCAGGTAAAGGTAAGCAAGGAGCTGACCTCTTCAAAATCCTAACATCTGCAATTCTGGAAAAGCTGAGAGGCCAGGGCAGCTTCACCCTCTACATTACAAAAGCTTAGTCTCAATTTCTTTGGTCAGAGAAAATTGCTCATGAATGTGAGTTACTCATAAATGTAATACAAATCAGGGCTTTTTCAGCAGACTTGCTTCTAATTTTATGTACAATCACCCATCCTATTTGTATAAGTAACACCAGGAACACAGAGTAATGAAACAGTCATCTGATTATAAATCATTTGGTGTCTGAAATAACTTTAGGTGCCTTCACAACAAACAGGAATTACATGTTGCATCCAGGACCTACTGAGATAATATCTTTATATTCTATGGTGCTTGCTGTGCATAAAAAGAATGCCTGAGATCATTTAAGATCTAATGCTGCAGCTCAAAACATATTTCTAATTATATGCTAGTGGCtcactgtaaaacaaaacaacagctaGACCAACCTTCCAGGTCCCCTGTGTTGAGCTCTCAGCAAGGCACAGGTACAGATTTGTGAACTTCTTCTGCCACTGGAACTTCATTTGTGTTTTTACACTTTTACTGCTTCTAGTGGAGTCAGCTGCCAAAGTGCTTCTTAGCTGGAGACTGGATTTACAACAGACTTGGATCAAAATGGTTTCAGTGTTTCAAGAAAGAAACTAATTTATGTATACAAGCAGTCATTCCACTGCAAAAACCTAGAGAGACCATCCTataccacagaatcacagatgcTCTCTTTGCTGTCTAAATCAAGCTTTCATTTGTTCACATAACTTAGGTCCACAGAGCAACAGAAGATGAAAGAGAATGGCCTTAATTTCCTTGTGTCTTGTATGTTGTTAATTTAGAGAAATGCgtctgaaagcagaagcaggcaccaaaatacacagaaagcaATGTCATCCACATGCACTGAACAACAATGTGAATGGACAGCAGTAAGTTATGTATTCCAGTCCTTAGTTTTAGActtccatgtctgaagatttgGACTATGTCTGTCCTAGTTCCTAATGCAAGCATCTGCCATGTAGAAGCAGAAATCCAACCTGCCAGCTACGGGTAACCTGGAGAAGACCGAGATCTCTGTTGTGACCCCAGCTGGACTTGAGGAGATGAGATTTTACAGGTAAAAAGTGGAGGAGATATTCCTCCAACTACATCTACTTGAGACAAACCAGAAAAGTGAACACACACAAGGCCAGTATCACTTTCTCTCaaagtttcttttcaaaataaatatttagctaAACACATTTCCTCCTCTTCTAATATTTGATAGCTCTGGAAGAGAGTTCTCCTATTTGAAGTGGGATACTCACAAGATCATACAAATGTCTGCTTCAATTAATGGGAACAGTTTATTTCTAGAGAAAGGCCTACCTCCCTTTGACTTGCTAAGTATCAGGTGAGATTTTCAAATGCAGTTTGAAGGCAAGAAACCAACCTCATTCCAGAGTGTTCAAATCAACTGATTAAAGGCTCTGATAGTGTCATGAATTTGCATGCACAATTCTATTCTTACTGGGCATACTCCTTACCAAAGTAACATCTACTTAGGCCTAGTTAGGTCCTGATGTTCAGGTTTCCCTGCTGTTATACCCGTTTGTATAGGCACCCATTAATTTCGAGCCAATGTTACTTTGCCAACAGGTTATATAGGGGaattgaaagaacagaaaacagcccCTGCTAAACTTGGTGATTCATCTAAACAAGTTTTGtttcaataaagcaaaatttgTACCAGTCTACATCCCAATTACCTCAGACAAATCTGCCATGATTTGtaattacattattattttaaattaatccaTCCATGAATTACAGTTGTCTTTTGTTTATTCACTTGTTTAGACTGGTCTGAAAAGATGAGCAAAGCTTTCAGCCATttataataaaagcaaaatgactAAAAAagcctactttttttttaagtttgcaTTAATGAGCTCATCCCAAAATATATATGCAATAATATAGGAAATTAAGTTATAATGTAGGGATGTGCTCCAAGTCACCACTAAAATCTGCATGCAAATGCATAATAATCACAAATCTACATTAttacaatattaaaaatacctACAATTAAATTATCATGTGGAAATAATCATAATGTTATTGGAAACTCAATTATTGTGGCAACCCTTGTCGGGGAATTAGCAGGCTATGGCAAAGGCAAGTCAGACCTGAATTCATCAAATATATATTATCACAATATTACATGTTCACTTCGATTCCATGCAAAGACAAACATCCTCACTCACTAGTATCTGCTCAATGCATTTGTATTATTCATGAACAACTCTGTGATCTATTATACATACAAAACTGATTGTACGCTGCTTGCCGGAGGCTACAATGCAGAGacacagaattaattttattatatacaCATGCATGATAATTGTGTAGAATTCGGTCAAATATCAAactctgctcctgtgctccATTATTTTACTTTCCAAAAAGAGGTCTAAGGTCAGCAGCAATTTCTCTTTGGCGACAGTGAAACTCTTTGTCATTTAGAGTAGAAAGTTCCTGGGTACTAATGAGCCTGGAGCTGTGATGAATGGTCACACATTCCCCTTCCTTTCCAACCCCCACCCATCAAAGCgaaaatgttacttttattGAGATTCTCAAGAATTCCTTGCCTCTTATGCACGCAGAAGTTACTTTGGGCTTAGAGACTTGATTTGTCAAAGATGGAGgcaacttttttgtttgttttggagacTTAGCTGAAATTTAATGAGATGATGAtcaatacaattaaaaaaacttGTTTGCAGCTGTAGTTTTAATCTTGCAGGAACTGTTGTTATTTTCAAGACACTTAAGTAAACCCTCCAGAGTGTTTTCATATGGCCATCTTCCTTGCTACaacttttaaacaaaaccaaaccactatCTCCCTTCAATGGCATAAGAGACTTGATAAAAAGgtcttttttaccttttctcccGAAACTTCCAAATGTTttgctagaaagaaaaaagattagtACCAAGACATTTATAATTGATTGAAGGCATGGAGATAGAAATGCATTGAACTAGAGAGGGGTCTTGGACCCTCTCTAGAAGAACCCTCTctagaaacagcaaaaccacagctcTGACCAGTCTGAGGGCAGCAGTTTAGCTAACTGAAATGCTGGAGGtgcagaagaaaaacctttATGTTAGAGAACATCTTAGGAATGCATTTTGTCACACAATAGTTTATAACTCCAATTTGTTCTTAAAGATTTCTGGCTTTAGATATGCACAAGCTTCACCTTTTTTAGTGACAGCAACAACTCCAAGGGAGCTGGCACTTTTTAAACATCACATGCTTTAAGTCTTCCATGGTGGACTCACGATtattttccatcatttcagGCTGGCTAGGCAATTAGGTGAGCAGCAGGACCTTAAGGTTCAGGCAGCATCACTTGACTTCAAGCTTTGCTGTAAAAGTAGGCAATATAAGCAGTGGGATCAGAGATTTCTCCTGGATATCATTAGCTTAACAGGTTCTAGCAGGCAGTAAGATAATAAGGAAGAAGACCCTACCAAAGCTACTTATTTTGCCACCATTACCTAAGACCTGTTAGTTCttacatacatatatgaaaCTCCAGCAATTCAAGCCTGCACCTCTTGCTAGCAATAAATTCATGTGGTTTTAGTTcagataaaaatacagattttaagaaATTCAGTTGAATGTCATCCAAACCTCCATACCTCTTAACCACATGAAGAGATAGATGGAACAATTTGAGAGGACACGCTTTTATTAAGCCTGAGACTGTTGCTTTGTCTGGCATGCCTGAAAACACTTCCCTGGGTTACTCGCAGTATTCTGACACTTTACCCCTGGTCTTCAACTGCCAAAACGTAcgataaaaaaaatactatagCTGTTTAGCCACATTTTCCAAGCTTGTaaaataaactaattttaaaaatcatgtagATTTTAGTTGGTTTGCCCAACTCCAGTTATTGGTAGCCGCACTAGAACCACCAGTTCATAGCAAATTGTACTACCAGGTAAATAGTAAATTGTTGCAAAAGCTGATATTTCCTCagttaacatttattttgcataaaaGCACTACATGGAAagaatgcacacacacagaagtaGTTTTGGCTTCATTTTCTTGCTAGGCATCAGACAGCATTGCTTATGCACAAGCCTTTTGGTATTTAATATTCATAGTGCAGAAGCATCTACTGATCCCAGTTAGGATCAAGACATTTTATGAGTGTTGTGCAAAACAAAGATTGTCACAGTTCTGCTGCAAAGCACTTACAGTTTGACAACTCAACTATTACTGCACTGTGTATTGTGAGAAGTATCTTTTAATGTTATTCTAGTTCAACAAATATAGGATAATACTTCAACAGCTACTGAGGCAAAATACTTTGTGTTACCAGGGGGATTTTAATACCTATTTTTGTGCATGTACTTTATTTTAGTGGAAAATTCAACGACTAGATAATACCAGTCAAACTGAATCTAATTTAGAagataattctttttaaaataataataataaaattattaacaaaataataataataatttttaataataataatattaaaaaaataataataataaaattattaacaaAACTATACATTGTGACTGCCTTCCTACTGGGAACAATTTGATTTCAAAATTCagttatattttttccccaaacttcCTTCCCcaaggaagatgaaaaaatagTGGTTTGCTTGCATTTGGTTTAACAGAACACTTACTTTCACTcttaaacaatgaaaaaaaaacttttcttgtTCATGAAGTAGgggtaaataaataaataaataaatttttgcATAGCCCTACTGGCCATGATCAACCTTTCTTCCTGGAAGGCAAATTAGAACAGATTACCTCTGAGGTGAGTTTAGTATTAAAACATTCTTTGGGAAACCTGCACTGCTGACAGAGAACAGCTTTTCCAAGGCTGTGCAGAGAGCTTGATGGGATCAGAGCTCAGAAGTAATGTCTCCCAGTTACATGCAATCCCCAGGTCTCTTCTGCAGCCCACTAAAGGCCCCTGGCAACCCGAATCCCCCAAATGAGGCAAAAGAAGATGCTTCTTCAAATATCTCCTTGATGCCAAGGATGTTTCTATGGTAATTCTGCATTCAAAGTCATAGGTTCATGCTGTGAAAGGCTACACTTGGGCCCAAGGAGATGAATGAACCTATCTAAGGTTGTGCATACCCAGGGGCCTTCCATAATTTTGGgtgcacagaaatacagagatGGAATAATGACTATGTTGTGCTGCACCTCAATTGTTGAATTACTTCAATACCTTGCTCACAGATGTGTGCATGTGAATCTAATCAAACTCCTCTCAGACAGCAGAGATTATTTTGAGAGATTATTCCTGCTTCTGCTACAGAGAAAGAAGCATCAGCCTTTCATAACCTCTTGTATACAGGGAACtgtatgtgcatgcatatgCAAACACAGCCTCTCTATATACACACCAAAATAATTCCTATATATATGTAACACATTATTCTCAGAAAGACATGACTTTTAATAACAGAGTTGTCTTTTTGTGTGGAAAAAATCATACTGAAACCTTGTTTGATTGTTCATCTGCCTAAAAGTTtataccaaaaaaacccaattggGGTGGAAAGGAAAGGTGGCATGATCAGAAATAAATATCTGAAGGAAATCAGATTTTTCCATATCACTTTAAATCATAGAAAAGGAAGCTTTTCAGTATCTTCTTGAATCACTTTTTCTTCAGATCCTAAACCAGCACATTCAACTATTCTTTTGCTGTTCAATAATAGGGACTCACATTGCCTTTTAAATGCATAGAAGAAAGTTGcatctctttctttgctttaattttttctgtgtttttgttgCATACTGACATCAAATTCCCTGCAGGCATTCTAACCTTGCAATTGGAGAAACAGTGCTCTAGGGTTTTCCACATGTCTAATACACCTGGATAAAGAGTGCTAATTGCCACCAACTTCCATTAAATGACAGCACTAAGGCACAAAATATGCTCGATTTGCAGATGTTAATGCCACTGGGAGTTAGCAGCAGATTAATAATTGTGAAGACCTCAAACATTCCCCTGGCACTGCCAGTGTGAGTTTCCGATGCAATGCCAGATTATGAGGCCTATGTTTTTAGCTTCCTTTCCTAAGGAAATAAGGCTTAGGCAGTTGCACTGCTTCCCTCTGCATGTATTTGGCTGTCCCGCTTTCCCAAAATTTCTGGTCAATCTGAATAAATTTTATGGGAGGGTAGGGGTCATAAACACACAATGGCCTTGACAGTGTTGTGAAAAACAGACAACTAGGTAGAAATAATCAAGCCTGAGCTTAAGTGTTTCAAATATCCTGGCTTTTTAGATTCAGATATTCTTGCAGACAAATAAACTCTAGCTCTGCTGAAGTTTTGTTAGTGCTGAAAGTAGAGGGAGATGTGTTATATCACATATTCAGCAGGCAGCAACTCTTGCATATGACCACTTTTACAGATCAAATGTCAGATTAGTTTCCCAATtcatggggatttttttctttttacaaaccTATATGCCAAAAATCCTATTTCGGCTTGAGGCTTTGAACATGTGTCAGGAGTCAGCTTCTTGCACAGGTACAATCTTGCTCTGGTTTCCTCCAGATAAATTCAGGGGCCAACACTTtaccttcccttttcttcttgctctgctgcttctctttcctctctacTCTCGGCACACATGGGCACGTACTTTTGGATATGAGGACACCACCCCTATAGCATGCAAGCTTACTGACAGCTCATTTCTGCATGCAGCAACATGATTAAGGCGAAGGTGAGGGCGAGGTTGAGTGAATGTGTTTCAACACTTCTTTCTTGGTATTTATCACTGTGCCGTAGCATTCCTGCAATCtggcctgctgctgctccagctgcttaTGCAAGCTCCTTATTGAGCGCAAGAGCAGAAGCCGTCGGTACATAGCTAGCTGGAGCCGgtacttctctttttcctcctttttcttattttctaagGTCTCTGTTACTTTTGCAGTCTTCGTCCAAATCACCTGGCCCAGACTAAGAGGGGCCATATTGTCCTTGGCTTCGCCCCCTGCCCACTGCACGTGGCAGCCCCTGGGGTCAGTCCCAGGAAGGCCAGCAACAGCCTGCAGGGGCTCACCAGCACCACTGGGCACCCTTGTCACCTGGAGCATTTTCAAACTCTGGTCACCATCACAGCAGGGACTTTCAGAGCACAGGGAGGAAATgtccacaggctgcaggttaCTGACTGCCGCAGAGTATGATGAGCCACCTAACGATACATTTCCAGCTGTCAGAGGATGGTCAGTCAACCCAGAGGCTGTCCTCTGTGTCATGTCACCACTAACCATTTCTGGGCCATTCAGGACTTTTGCCTGGGCCACAGCCTTGCTGGAGAGGATGGACAGTCTTTCTGGCACTGCTGAGCTTCCCTTGTCATCGTTAAGGCTGGTTAACGAAGGACTGGCAGAGGAAAGAGGGGATGCCATTACAGCATCACAATTCAGAAATGGGTCTTCATCATCAGTGATATTTTGGATCTCCTCTTCATCTCTTGGTATTACATTCATTGTTTCAGCCATTTATTGCATGAGCTATAGAAACTTTCTGTGGACAAAGTAGAAGTAAGAGAATTTCATTTCTACATATACACAGAAGCTCAGTGCAGAGTGACATTTTAAGAAAGAACCTCtctttatatttatatatattacttTTCTAATAAAGCACAACCCTTGGGTCACTTCAGGCCATTTCTTGTGATTTGCATTACATGTTCGTCAAGACACAACATTAATccaataataattaaaatgataTACTGTACTATTAACATTCTCAAATCTTTAAAGGCAAGTGATCTAtccctgcagcactggctgTGCTGACTAATTAAACAGAATACAGTTGTAAATGGGCATTGTGAGCACTTCTCCCATTCAAGAACACAGCTCTAACAAGTGTCGTTTGTAGAGATGGGCAAGTTAGCAGGATTGATCAGCTTCAAAGGGAGGTGGATGTACCACAAACAGCAGGTTGCTTTTAAATGCCCTCTCCAAAATTAATCAGTTTGTTTACAATGTTGACTTTCCCCCTCCTATTAATTCTAACAGTAAATCTATATTAGTACCATGCTAGCTatagacaggaaaaagaaaccaaacacttACCGAGGTTactgggggaaaggaaaagagttaCAGTGCATTGTGTCTGTGTGTCATGTTTTCTTGAATGTGAGTCAGCACAATCTGGAACAGAAACATCACTGTGCTGGAACAGGAGCTGCAAAAGCATTATGCTGTTCCACCCAGCAACACAGTCAGTCCCAATCACAGAAGAGTGCTGAGCTGGTTTCTGTCCCCCCAGTGGATATTCCTCCCTGGCACCCAGTTTTTATGTCATCTTTGAGcaccaaaatgaaaaccaggGTTGGGTGACACTTCCCACCTCAAAAACAAGCATACCTGATTCACTCATTTTGTGAGGGACAATAACAATGCCCCTTCCTTGCCAGTCAGCGAGATGGTAGCACAGCACCAAAAAGATGGTAAGGCATTCTGGATGACAGTGTACAcattttcctccacagaaaAACTTTAACTGCATGAACAAGCTAAACCCCCAGATGAAATAAACAGTCAGCACCAACCAAATGCTAAGCATAAAGGCAGGCAGAAGCTGCAGATTTAAGTGCTTAATGTACATCCATTTTTAATTATGGTGGCCTAATCTTTGAGGAGCAGCTCTACATCCAACTAAGGTATCCCACAGAACACCCACAGAATAAACTTTATCTGCACCTTTGATGTTCAAAAAAGCTACCTTCAGCATCCTTACTTACTTCCAGTGCCAGGAACAAAATTCACAAATTCATCTGCATCTACTTCAGTCAATTTTCCACAGGGCTTCAGTTCCCCCAAGACTTTCTCTATTCCATTCTGCTAATATAAATAGAAGAAAGAACCAATCCAAACTACTATCTAGAATCTTCCTGGAGCtggaaaagaatgaaaggaGATCCTATCTCCACTTCTACACATGCTACAACAAAGATAGCAATTTCTTAGTTTTCTTCTGTACTAACTATCCTTCTTTTGGATGAATCTGTTAGGGTATACCAAAAACCTTGAACATATGAAGTCCAGTTAACATAAATTCAGATAAATTCAGATTAACTGAGATCTAACTTGAAAGCATTTCTTGGTGCAAGAGATATTTTGGACTGAATTGATAAAATAAACTAAGCCTTCTGTGTTTATGTGCCAGATCATGCTGCAGAATATATAAATAACACTAGGAAGAGATTAATATTCAGCGAGTTAATAAACTCTGCAAGTTTCTATCTTGGTGATTCCCATTTATCTGAATCACAAGATATTGTAATTGAGAAACAGAGAATTCAGATAACAGGGATTTTACTGTAGTATACACTGAAAAGGTTCACTGTAATACAGCATTATATAGAGtgtcttttggttttggctgcTTTCTCCAAAGCAGTGCAAGCATATCTTCCCACTACAAACAGGCAGGTGATCCATATTACATGATCTCCAGCTATGTCAATACTATCAGCAATAGCATTCTATTCCTTACTTATACAGTTGTAGTAATTTGCTGCAAAAGAACTACTTTCTAGTAGTCGTATAGGACATGAAAAATGGctgggtgggatttttttgtgggttgtcttatctggggttttttttttttggcaggggGTTAAGCTCTCCACAGCTTTATTTGTCTCAGCAAAATTTTGCAGGCAGTGTTGTTTGAAGGGATGAGAACAAAAAAGTCATTTTATACAACACATTAGTTTCATCTAAATAATAAACGGTTTATAGGTGTGGATCTGGGTGGAATAAATATTATCTGATACAATCAACTAAATAAAACTAGAAACAATCTAAACACATTGAGCTAGGTGGCTGT of the Melopsittacus undulatus isolate bMelUnd1 chromosome 1, bMelUnd1.mat.Z, whole genome shotgun sequence genome contains:
- the LOC115946636 gene encoding uncharacterized protein, encoding MAETMNVIPRDEEEIQNITDDEDPFLNCDAVMASPLSSASPSLTSLNDDKGSSAVPERLSILSSKAVAQAKVLNGPEMVSGDMTQRTASGLTDHPLTAGNVSLGGSSYSAAVSNLQPVDISSLCSESPCCDGDQSLKMLQVTRVPSGAGEPLQAVAGLPGTDPRGCHVQWAGGEAKDNMAPLSLGQVIWTKTAKVTETLENKKKEEKEKYRLQLAMYRRLLLLRSIRSLHKQLEQQQARLQECYGTVINTKKEVLKHIHSTSPSPSP